The Pirellulimonas nuda genome includes a region encoding these proteins:
- a CDS encoding alpha/beta fold hydrolase: MSINRSANAATCTMSSLISRMALVTSVVFAIARPALAAEAPAAPKPNIIFIFVDDQGYYDLGCYGATEVKTPRIDAMADEGIRFTDYYAAAPICSPSRAGLLTGCYPRRVGNHIWVHRADSSSGIHPDELTIAELFQQNGYATACIGKWHLGFREPFLPRNQGFEHYFGLLHNLDPVEVVCFGDQGVPLMRNDTIVKRPADPAELTKLYTDEAIAFMEKNAEKPFFVYLPHTMLHNPLGVSEEFKGTSQWGEYGDAIQELDHNVGRLFDSLKRLGISDNTIVIYASDNGRGPGRTPEQKIRGHKLSTYEGGIRVPAIAWGPGLGLQTGETSAAVVRAMDWYPSLATLAGIEIPAGPVIDGRDITPLLKGESAVVPAPGLNKSLNAKVPLRRRWDPPGEWEPLIKRWEYNDAFFYHGSQGALAAVRWKNWKLYLNPSLELYDLSNDPAESTLVRNSDVIRKLRGMAILFQEEIRLDARPAGQATPRRTDGKTAIPAEIADRLHSKLDVTFARYGDRTLKMDIYRPKDNWRTLPAIVCIHGGGWRQGQKMNFRNAAQTLAARGFVTASIDYRLSGEAPFPAHIHDCKAAVRFLRANAKEYGIDPDKMGAIGHSAGGHLAALLATSAGVQELEGRGGNAEFSSAIQAVIPMAGQTDFLSERNREISRDREIWQQFLGGSQEEKPEMYRLASPLVHVDKTDPPCWIITGAKDDPSTRADRFRQRLKELGIKSELTVVEDAPHAFLTRQVWFDEAMEIVDQLFTKTLK; the protein is encoded by the coding sequence ATGTCTATTAATCGTTCAGCCAACGCCGCCACTTGCACAATGTCATCACTCATCTCCCGAATGGCGCTTGTGACGAGTGTCGTTTTCGCAATCGCGCGCCCCGCACTCGCCGCCGAAGCACCGGCTGCCCCCAAACCCAATATCATCTTCATCTTCGTCGACGACCAGGGCTACTACGATCTCGGATGCTATGGCGCGACCGAAGTCAAAACGCCGCGGATTGACGCGATGGCCGATGAAGGAATCCGATTCACGGATTACTACGCGGCGGCTCCCATTTGCAGTCCGTCGCGGGCCGGACTGTTGACGGGGTGTTACCCGCGACGTGTTGGAAACCATATCTGGGTGCATCGCGCTGACTCGTCATCAGGAATTCATCCCGACGAACTGACAATCGCAGAGTTGTTCCAACAGAACGGCTACGCGACCGCCTGCATCGGCAAATGGCATCTGGGATTCCGGGAGCCTTTCCTTCCACGCAATCAGGGCTTCGAACACTACTTCGGTTTGCTACACAATCTGGACCCGGTCGAGGTCGTCTGTTTTGGTGACCAGGGCGTTCCCCTGATGCGGAACGACACGATCGTGAAGCGTCCTGCCGACCCTGCGGAATTGACAAAGCTCTACACCGACGAAGCCATCGCCTTTATGGAGAAGAACGCGGAGAAACCGTTCTTCGTCTATCTGCCCCACACCATGTTGCACAATCCGCTTGGCGTGAGCGAAGAATTCAAAGGGACTTCGCAGTGGGGAGAATATGGCGACGCGATTCAGGAACTCGATCACAACGTCGGTCGCCTCTTCGATTCGCTGAAAAGACTGGGCATCAGCGACAACACCATTGTTATCTACGCTTCCGATAACGGCCGAGGTCCCGGTCGTACGCCGGAACAGAAGATTCGTGGGCATAAGCTCTCGACGTACGAAGGCGGCATTCGCGTACCGGCCATCGCGTGGGGGCCAGGACTGGGATTGCAGACGGGCGAGACATCGGCGGCGGTGGTCCGTGCGATGGACTGGTACCCGTCGCTCGCGACGCTGGCCGGGATCGAGATTCCCGCAGGTCCGGTCATCGACGGTCGCGACATCACTCCTTTGCTGAAGGGAGAATCAGCAGTTGTTCCGGCTCCGGGCTTGAACAAATCGCTGAATGCGAAAGTACCTTTGCGCCGCCGCTGGGATCCGCCTGGAGAATGGGAGCCGCTGATTAAACGATGGGAATACAACGACGCGTTCTTTTATCACGGCAGCCAAGGGGCACTGGCGGCGGTGCGTTGGAAGAACTGGAAGCTTTACTTGAATCCCAGCCTTGAACTTTACGACCTTTCGAATGACCCAGCCGAATCGACTCTGGTTCGCAATAGCGATGTGATTCGCAAGTTGCGAGGCATGGCGATCCTGTTCCAGGAAGAAATTCGGCTCGATGCCCGACCGGCGGGACAGGCGACGCCTCGTCGAACGGATGGCAAGACCGCGATTCCAGCCGAGATCGCCGATCGCCTGCACAGCAAGCTGGACGTAACCTTTGCACGCTACGGCGATCGCACGCTGAAGATGGATATCTACCGCCCGAAAGACAATTGGCGAACGCTCCCAGCCATCGTGTGCATTCACGGTGGCGGTTGGCGGCAAGGCCAGAAGATGAATTTCCGCAATGCCGCACAAACCCTTGCGGCTAGGGGATTCGTAACCGCCTCGATCGACTATCGCCTTAGCGGCGAGGCGCCTTTCCCGGCACACATCCACGACTGCAAAGCCGCGGTAAGATTCCTGCGAGCGAATGCGAAAGAGTACGGCATCGACCCAGACAAAATGGGTGCCATTGGCCATTCCGCCGGCGGTCACCTGGCAGCTTTGCTGGCAACATCGGCGGGTGTGCAGGAACTCGAAGGTCGCGGCGGCAATGCAGAATTCAGCAGCGCCATTCAAGCCGTCATCCCGATGGCCGGGCAAACCGATTTTCTATCCGAACGCAACCGTGAGATCTCAAGAGACAGAGAGATTTGGCAACAGTTTCTGGGGGGCTCGCAAGAAGAAAAGCCTGAGATGTATCGACTCGCCTCTCCGTTGGTTCACGTCGACAAAACGGATCCGCCGTGCTGGATCATTACGGGTGCGAAAGATGATCCCAGCACCCGTGCCGATCGGTTTCGACAACGCCTCAAAGAGCTGGGAATCAAATCCGAGTTGACTGTGGTCGAAGACGCGCCGCATGCGTTTCTGACGAGGCAAGTGTGGTTCGATGAAGCGATGGAAATCGTCGATCAGTTGTTCACAAAGACATTGAAATAG
- a CDS encoding sulfatase has product MIISLFTQAACAAAEPDIPMNVLLLIVDDLNTWLLEDPTRYSGKVVAPNIQRLAKEGVLFHNAYTASPVCSPSRTAFLSGVAPWKSGVSRNGVQVGDSKVLQGVPSLFRTFQDQGYWIGSFGKVSHGYDTGVKYDASMSHKRTPPPPRAPLNGIAQSAGGKLTERDWGATHLDENEMSDKRLADAAIEALRHEHDKPFFIACGLFHPHYPWYVPQKYLDMYPLDEIELPPIKDGDMNDVPDYGQRLVDLGWDGKVKDKGLVKEAIRGYLASVTFSDAHMGRVLKTLDESPHRDNTIVILISDHGLHLGEKQHWSKGTLWEEATDSVMMWRVPGVTQAKQICTRPVSLLDIYPTLVDLNGIEKPNHLDGHSLLPLLKDAAAPRSQPAITVYDGHMSVRTETARFIRYWDGTTELYDRTKDPHEWTNQTNNPQFAAMKTKLAGLLPPKEEGVEPLPSRQAGALNSTPRKPKRDRTKAKSLRSP; this is encoded by the coding sequence GTGATCATTTCGCTTTTCACACAAGCGGCCTGCGCAGCGGCGGAGCCGGACATTCCGATGAACGTGCTACTGCTGATCGTCGACGATCTCAACACCTGGCTGCTGGAAGATCCCACGCGTTACTCGGGCAAGGTCGTCGCCCCGAATATCCAGCGGCTGGCGAAGGAGGGCGTGCTTTTTCACAACGCCTACACGGCCAGCCCGGTTTGCTCGCCTTCTCGGACGGCGTTCCTTTCGGGTGTCGCGCCATGGAAATCGGGCGTATCGCGTAACGGAGTCCAGGTCGGCGACAGCAAAGTACTGCAGGGCGTTCCTTCGTTGTTCAGGACGTTTCAGGATCAGGGGTACTGGATCGGGTCGTTCGGCAAGGTGTCGCACGGATACGACACGGGCGTGAAGTACGACGCATCGATGAGCCACAAACGAACTCCGCCGCCGCCGCGTGCTCCACTCAACGGCATTGCTCAAAGCGCCGGTGGCAAGCTCACGGAACGCGACTGGGGTGCGACCCACCTCGACGAAAACGAAATGAGCGACAAGCGGCTGGCCGACGCCGCGATCGAAGCGTTGCGGCACGAACACGACAAGCCGTTCTTCATCGCGTGCGGCCTTTTTCATCCGCACTATCCGTGGTACGTCCCGCAGAAGTACCTCGACATGTATCCGCTGGATGAAATTGAACTGCCTCCGATCAAGGACGGCGACATGAACGACGTCCCTGATTATGGCCAGCGGCTGGTCGACCTCGGCTGGGATGGCAAGGTCAAGGACAAGGGGCTGGTCAAGGAAGCGATCCGCGGCTATCTGGCCAGCGTCACGTTTTCCGACGCCCACATGGGGCGAGTCCTCAAGACGCTGGACGAAAGCCCGCACCGCGACAACACCATCGTGATCCTGATCAGTGATCACGGTCTTCATCTCGGCGAGAAACAGCATTGGTCCAAGGGGACGTTGTGGGAAGAAGCCACCGACAGCGTGATGATGTGGCGCGTGCCGGGAGTGACTCAGGCCAAGCAAATCTGCACGAGGCCGGTTTCATTGCTCGACATCTACCCAACGCTCGTGGATTTGAACGGCATCGAAAAGCCAAACCATCTCGACGGCCACTCTCTGCTGCCATTGTTGAAGGACGCTGCAGCCCCACGGTCGCAACCAGCCATCACGGTCTACGACGGTCACATGTCGGTTCGCACCGAGACCGCTCGGTTCATTCGCTACTGGGACGGCACGACCGAACTCTACGACCGTACAAAAGACCCTCACGAATGGACAAACCAAACGAACAATCCCCAATTCGCCGCGATGAAAACGAAGCTCGCGGGGCTGCTGCCTCCGAAGGAAGAAGGTGTCGAACCGCTCCCTAGCCGTCAGGCAGGAGCCCTCAATTCAACACCCCGCAAGCCAAAGCGAGACCGGACCAAGGCCAAGTCGCTGCGATCCCCGTAA
- a CDS encoding leucine-rich repeat domain-containing protein encodes MLAALRQVAPLRHQQHGRSPKRKQDQRSAVVLGQLDSLNNLRFSNGSVSKEVLQGVGKLRQLESLTFYTTRVDCEGLEHLAGLQGLANFGFWKGDRGEYAENYSEACIAVFAELPSISSLNLHALPLSAAAIDTLPVNDKIKRVSFGEGVPFQPILEYAQKIPHAKISVGTEGWKLSEGAVVLPYHVKDDDLRNLRSVRGLLSLRFAGTTDLTDAGLAYLVGTKLKQLSLLNANQVTDAGIEHVSKIRTLESLDLRDCSQVTDASIEHLRQLPNLRTVKSFGTRIDRDAFKAALPQCEIE; translated from the coding sequence ATGCTAGCGGCCCTGCGCCAGGTCGCCCCCCTGCGACACCAACAACATGGCCGATCGCCCAAACGCAAACAAGATCAACGTAGCGCTGTAGTATTAGGGCAGCTCGACTCCCTAAACAACCTGCGTTTTTCAAACGGAAGCGTTTCGAAGGAAGTGCTGCAGGGCGTCGGCAAGCTGCGGCAGCTGGAGTCGCTTACGTTCTATACAACGAGAGTTGATTGCGAGGGATTGGAGCACCTAGCCGGTCTTCAAGGGCTGGCGAACTTTGGCTTCTGGAAGGGAGACCGGGGCGAGTACGCCGAGAATTATAGTGAAGCCTGTATCGCGGTCTTTGCAGAGCTGCCGAGTATAAGTTCTCTGAACCTGCACGCACTTCCTTTAAGCGCAGCGGCCATCGACACGTTGCCGGTTAACGACAAGATCAAACGGGTTAGCTTCGGCGAAGGCGTTCCCTTCCAGCCGATTCTCGAGTACGCACAGAAGATCCCGCATGCGAAGATTAGTGTGGGCACGGAAGGATGGAAGCTATCCGAGGGTGCGGTCGTTCTGCCGTACCATGTGAAGGACGACGATCTCCGCAATCTTCGCAGTGTACGTGGTCTCCTATCGCTACGGTTTGCAGGGACGACCGACCTGACCGATGCAGGGCTCGCGTATTTGGTGGGTACGAAGTTGAAGCAGCTAAGCCTGCTGAACGCTAACCAGGTGACTGACGCCGGAATCGAGCACGTGAGCAAGATCCGCACACTCGAGTCCCTAGACTTGAGGGATTGCAGTCAGGTGACCGACGCTTCGATTGAGCACTTGAGGCAGCTACCGAATCTGCGAACGGTGAAATCATTCGGAACGCGGATTGACCGCGATGCGTTCAAGGCGGCGCTGCCACAGTGTGAGATCGAGTAG
- a CDS encoding DUF1501 domain-containing protein has protein sequence MNHRREFLYGLGASLGAVALSSLLAEDTSAEEKQKPLAPRDGHFPAEAKNCIFLMMEGGPSHIDTFDPKPKLKDLHLKEFVREGQQKSAMESGKRYYVQSPFKFRKHGQSGADMAVTWEHLAQVADDLCFFRGCQVDSVNHPTAMYQMNCGNRFGGDPGIGAWVTYGLGSVNQDLPGFLVLPEVSYPQGGAANWSNGYLPAFYQGTPLRPSGSPILDLQPPKHVAPDRQRRNLDLLTRMNQRHAQEHPEHQELSARLESYELAFRMQTEVPDAIDLSGETQKTLSMYGIGDDATDAFGRKCLLARKMVEKGVRFVQLYNGTWDSHDYIERAHGNLVRGVDQPIAALITDLKDRGLLESTLIVWCGEFGRTPDNGVRGGTAYGRDHNPNAMIIWLAGGGCNAGHTIGATDETGMAAVEDVHHVRDFHVTLLKLLGLDDNKLTYYHAGRFKQLSQFGGKVIEKLIA, from the coding sequence ATGAACCACCGACGAGAATTTCTCTATGGGCTCGGCGCTTCACTGGGAGCGGTTGCGCTGTCGTCGTTACTGGCTGAGGACACTTCAGCGGAGGAGAAACAAAAGCCGCTCGCGCCGCGCGACGGCCACTTTCCTGCCGAAGCCAAGAACTGCATCTTCCTGATGATGGAAGGTGGCCCATCTCATATCGATACGTTCGATCCCAAGCCGAAATTGAAGGATCTGCACCTTAAGGAATTTGTCCGAGAGGGCCAACAGAAGTCCGCGATGGAAAGCGGGAAACGATATTACGTGCAAAGCCCATTCAAGTTCCGCAAACATGGACAAAGCGGGGCCGACATGGCCGTCACTTGGGAACACCTTGCACAGGTCGCCGACGACCTGTGCTTCTTTCGGGGCTGTCAAGTCGATAGCGTGAACCACCCGACCGCGATGTATCAGATGAACTGTGGCAATCGCTTTGGCGGTGATCCGGGAATTGGGGCGTGGGTCACTTATGGGCTCGGTTCGGTCAATCAGGACCTCCCCGGCTTTCTTGTATTGCCGGAAGTGTCCTATCCCCAAGGTGGAGCGGCCAACTGGAGCAACGGTTACCTGCCGGCCTTCTATCAAGGCACGCCCCTGCGCCCGAGCGGATCGCCAATTCTTGATCTGCAGCCCCCGAAGCATGTCGCGCCCGATCGCCAACGCCGCAACCTGGACCTGCTCACCCGCATGAACCAGCGTCATGCGCAGGAACACCCCGAACACCAGGAATTGTCAGCCCGACTGGAGAGCTATGAATTGGCGTTTCGGATGCAGACCGAAGTCCCCGATGCGATCGATCTGTCAGGCGAGACCCAGAAAACGCTATCGATGTACGGTATCGGAGACGATGCGACCGATGCATTCGGACGCAAATGTCTGCTGGCGAGGAAGATGGTCGAAAAAGGCGTGCGATTCGTGCAGCTTTACAACGGCACCTGGGACAGTCACGACTACATCGAACGCGCCCACGGGAATCTTGTTCGCGGAGTCGATCAACCGATTGCTGCTTTAATCACCGACTTGAAAGACCGTGGCCTTTTGGAAAGCACGCTCATCGTATGGTGCGGAGAATTCGGACGCACGCCCGACAACGGAGTTCGAGGTGGGACGGCCTACGGACGCGACCATAATCCCAACGCCATGATAATTTGGCTGGCTGGCGGCGGCTGCAACGCGGGCCACACGATCGGAGCCACCGACGAAACCGGCATGGCAGCCGTCGAAGACGTTCACCACGTCCGTGACTTCCACGTCACGCTGCTCAAGCTGCTGGGACTCGATGACAATAAATTGACGTATTACCACGCCGGACGCTTCAAACAGCTCAGTCAGTTTGGTGGCAAGGTCATCGAGAAACTAATCGCGTAA
- a CDS encoding sulfatase-like hydrolase/transferase has translation MLLTTSARPAGAAEKPNIVLLFIDDWAWNGSPVAMDDSMPNSRMPVVQMPNVERLAREGMKFTNAYASPQCSPSRVCVQTGQSSPRNGFTVFMNDRGQDYFDEKSYPAFPVIPCISDMTIDADAVTIPEALKPLGYVSAHIGKWHMRGDPGDEGYVLHDGDTSNTPGNTLPKGANQRLPDDLTDPKLMFSVTEKALGFMSEQAKAGRPFYLQISHYAMHEGRECLPATREKYTRHPLVQAYYRKIGQTAETVKRKDDPAIWLGMGDDLDGRIGAVLDRISELGIGDNTYVVLVSDNGYRHKELQLKKGLRQPHHAAKWWVWQGGIRVPMIVRGPGIKAGSVFEGNVVNYDFLPTFVDWAGGDPTALKNIDGVSLAYYMEGEEPTEAFLKRNLYFHYPHYRTSMPHSAVVSGTRKLLHFYERPDLPMLFDLAKDRGEVHNIASTHQEEHRQLYHDMMKYFEKVGARIPKRNPKYDPAAYRESKEYEKRVQWGPFAGTRQLEEDEK, from the coding sequence ATGCTTCTAACCACGTCCGCTCGTCCAGCGGGAGCCGCCGAGAAGCCGAACATCGTTCTTCTTTTTATTGATGACTGGGCTTGGAACGGGTCTCCGGTTGCGATGGATGACTCGATGCCGAATTCGCGCATGCCGGTCGTGCAGATGCCGAATGTCGAGCGGCTGGCTCGCGAGGGAATGAAGTTCACCAACGCGTATGCTTCCCCGCAGTGCTCTCCGTCGCGAGTCTGCGTCCAGACCGGGCAATCCTCGCCGCGAAACGGCTTCACCGTGTTCATGAACGACCGGGGACAGGACTACTTCGACGAAAAGAGCTACCCCGCATTCCCGGTGATTCCGTGCATATCGGATATGACGATCGACGCGGACGCGGTGACGATTCCCGAAGCCCTGAAGCCGCTCGGTTATGTCAGCGCCCACATCGGCAAATGGCATATGCGCGGCGATCCCGGCGACGAGGGATATGTACTGCACGATGGCGACACCAGCAACACTCCTGGCAACACACTTCCCAAGGGCGCCAACCAACGCCTGCCTGACGATTTGACCGACCCCAAGCTGATGTTCAGCGTCACGGAAAAGGCGCTTGGCTTCATGAGTGAACAGGCCAAAGCCGGCCGGCCGTTCTATCTGCAGATCTCTCACTACGCGATGCACGAAGGCCGTGAGTGCCTACCGGCCACACGCGAAAAGTACACGCGACATCCGCTCGTGCAGGCTTACTATCGAAAGATCGGGCAAACGGCCGAAACAGTGAAGCGCAAGGATGATCCGGCCATCTGGTTGGGCATGGGCGACGACCTTGACGGCCGCATCGGAGCTGTGCTTGACCGCATCAGCGAACTGGGAATCGGGGACAACACGTATGTCGTGCTGGTGTCGGATAACGGTTACCGACACAAAGAACTTCAGCTGAAGAAGGGACTCAGACAGCCGCACCATGCCGCCAAGTGGTGGGTCTGGCAGGGCGGCATCCGCGTTCCGATGATTGTCCGAGGCCCCGGCATCAAGGCGGGCTCTGTCTTCGAAGGCAATGTCGTCAATTACGACTTCCTGCCAACGTTCGTCGACTGGGCCGGCGGCGATCCGACCGCTCTGAAAAACATCGACGGCGTCAGCCTAGCCTATTACATGGAAGGCGAGGAGCCGACCGAAGCATTCCTCAAGCGGAACCTCTACTTCCACTACCCGCACTACCGTACGAGCATGCCGCACTCCGCGGTCGTCTCCGGCACGCGCAAGCTGCTGCACTTCTACGAGCGACCGGACCTCCCCATGCTCTTCGACCTGGCTAAGGACCGGGGCGAAGTCCACAACATCGCATCGACTCACCAGGAAGAACATCGCCAACTCTATCACGACATGATGAAGTACTTTGAGAAAGTCGGTGCTCGTATCCCGAAACGAAATCCGAAATACGACCCCGCTGCCTACAGGGAATCGAAGGAGTACGAGAAACGCGTCCAATGGGGGCCTTTTGCAGGCACCAGGCAACTTGAAGAGGACGAGAAATGA